One Stigmatopora argus isolate UIUO_Sarg chromosome 20, RoL_Sarg_1.0, whole genome shotgun sequence genomic region harbors:
- the LOC144065837 gene encoding uncharacterized protein LOC144065837: MASRKFNCSFIRWQRLAFDDDDVEDFKKNPSGDKLCKCFQCGKTFGKKSSLKTHMRSHTGEKPLSCTVCGKTFTRKGHLISHARTHTGEKPFSCSVCGKAFSQNESLKIHIRTHTGEKPFSCSICSKAFSQNESLKIHIRTHTGEKPFSCSVCGQRFTRKGDLISQARTHTGEKPFSCSVCGKAFSHNESLKIHIRTHTGEKPFLCSVCGQRFTRKGDLISHARTHTGEKPFSCSVCGKTFKRKGSVTIHTRTHTGEKPFSCSVCGKRFTEKGTLKIHIRTHTGEKPFSCSVCGKAFSQNESLKIHIRTHTGEKPFSCSVCGQRFTRKGDLISHARTHTGEKPFSCSVCGQRFTWKGNLISHTRTHTGEKPFSCSVCGKAFSQKPSLQTHTRTHTGKETFSCSVCGRTFSHKRSLKEHLITHTGKQCFPAQSVATNSLQQPN, from the coding sequence atggcgagcagaaaatttaattgctcctttatcagatggcaacgacttgcttttgatgatgatgatgttgaagattttaagaaaaatcccagtggtgacaaactttgcaaatgctttcagtgtgggaaaacttttgggaaaaagtcttctttgaaaacgcatatgaggagccacactggggagaaacccttatcatgtacagtttgtggtaaaacatttacacggaagggacacttaattagtcatgcaagaacccacactggtgaaaaaccattttcgtgttcagtttgcggtaaagccttttctcaaaatgaatccttaaaaatccacataagaacgcacactggtgaaaaaccattttcgtgttcaatttgcagtaaagccttttctcaaaatgaatccttaaaaatccacataagaacccacactggtgaaaaaccattttcgtgttcagtttgtggtcaaagattcacacggaagggagacttaattagtcaagcaagaacccacacgggtgaaaaaccattttcgtgttcagtttgcggtaaagccttttctcacaatgaatccttaaaaatccacataagaacccacactggtgaaaaaccatttttgtgttcagtttgtggtcaaagattcacacggaagggagacttaattagtcatgcaagaacccacacgggtgaaaaaccattttcgtgttcagtttgtggtaaaacatttaaacggaagggaagtgtaacaatacacacaagaacccacacgggtgaaaagccattttcgtgttcagtttgtggtaaacgatttacagagaagggaaccttaaaaatccacataagaacccacactggtgaaaaaccattttcgtgttcagtttgcggtaaagccttttctcaaaatgaatccttaaaaatccacataagaacccacactggtgaaaaaccattttcgtgttcagtttgtggtcaaagattcacacggaagggagacttaattagtcatgcaagaacccacactggtgaaaagccattttcgtgttcagtttgcggtcaaagattcacatggaagggaaacttaattagtcatacaagaacccacactggtgaaaaaccattttcgtgttcagtttgcggtaaagccttttctcaaaagccatctttacaaacacacacaagaacccacactggcaaagaaacattttcctgctcagtttgtggtcgaacattttcccataagagaagcttaaaagaacacttaataacccacactgggaaacaatgttttcctgctcagtcggTGGCCACaaattcgctacaacagcccaattga
- the LOC144065989 gene encoding uncharacterized protein LOC144065989, which yields MSGRTTPVAAKFQKELYGVKDDLSCHQHSIVCKMIQAKVVLHKLEGFRNDLGAYGHKSVDLEGQVELPQIKEEEPEFPQHQMGDEQLPIKKEEDDSTWSLGEFVKRENVRGVASGGAEPANTTTWPRIKKEEPEFPQQCKREEQPPIENEECVKWSTGEPFKSEDDLGVANRGAELLSGSSTDGWRAENLIAPLSDDNTLLFDDDDVEDVKKNPSGDKLCKCFQCGKTFGKKSSLKTHMRSHTGAKPLSCTVCGKTFTQKGHLISHARTHTGEKPFSCSVCGKTFTEKGNVKIHTSTHTGEKPFSCSVCGKAFSHKQVLQIHSRTHTGEKPFSCSVCGQRFTQKKDLNSHARTHTGEKPFSCSFCGQRFTRKADLISHARTHTGEKTFSCSVCCQRFTRKGSLISHARTHTGEKPFSCSVCGKTFTEKGNLKIHTRTHTGEKPFSCSVCGKTFSQKHHLEDHTRTHTGEKPFSCSVCGQTFTRKGILISHARTHTGEKPFSCSVCGKAFSQKHHLEDHTRTHTGEKPFSCSVCGQAYSLKQHLKRHVITHTGKKTFSCSVCGRTFSHRRSLKEHLLTHTEEQCFPAQLKSYTIEKLYTINIWTNTKIVITTK from the coding sequence gtttcagaaatgatcttggtgcttatGGGCAtaagtctgttgaccttgaagggcaagttgagctcccccaaatcaaagaggaggagccagagttccctcaacatcaaatgggagatgagcaacttccaatcaaaaaggaggaagatgattccacctggtcacttggtgagttcgtgaagagggaaaatgttcggggcgtggccagcggaggggcggagcctgcaaacaccacaacatggccccgaattaaaaaggaggagccagagttccctcaacagtgcaaaagagaagagcaacctccaatcgaaaatgaggaatgtgtcaaatggtcaactggtgagcctttcaagagtgaagatgatctgggcgtggccaacagaggggcggagcttctgagcggcagctcaacagatggatggcgagcagaaaatttaattgctcctttatcagatgacaacactttgctttttgacgatgatgatgttgaagatgttaagaaaaatcccagtggcgacaaactctgcaaatgctttcagtgtgggaaaacttttgggaaaaagtcttctttgaaaacgcatatgaggagccacactggggcaAAACCcctatcatgtacagtttgtggtaaaacatttacacagaagggacacttaattagtcatgcaagaacacacacaggcgaaaaaccattttcgtgttcagtttgtggtaaaacatttacagagaagggaaatgtaaaaatacacacaagcacccacactggtgaaaaaccattttcgtgttcggtttgcggtaaagccttttctcataagcaagttttacaaatacactcaagaacccacactggtgaaaaaccattttcgtgttcagtttgtggtcaaagattcacacagaagaaagacttaaatagtcatgcaagaacacacacaggtgaaaagccattttcgtgttcattttgtggtcaaagattcacacggaaggcagacttaattagtcatgcaagaacacacactggtgaaaaaacattttcgtgttcagtttgttgtcaaagattcacacggaagggaagcttaattagtcatgcaagaacacacacgggtgaaaagccattttcatgttcagtttgtggtaaaacatttacagagaagggaaatttaaaaatacatacaagaacccacactggtgaaaaaccattttcgtgttcagtttgcggtaaaaccttttctcaaaagcaccacttagaagaccacacaagaacccacactggtgaaaaaccattttcgtgttcagtttgtggtcaaacattcacacggaagggaatcttaattagtcatgcaagaacccacactggtgaaaaaccattttcgtgttcagtttgcggtaaagccttttctcaaaagcaccacttagaagaccacacaagaacccacactggcgaaaaaccattttcctgctcagtttgtggtcaagcctattctctaaagcaacatttaaaaagacacgtgataacccacactggcaaaaaaacattttcctgctcagtttgtgggcgaacattttcccataggagaagcttaaaagaacacttattaacccacactgaagaacaatgttttcctgctcaattaaaaagctacacaattgaaaaactatatactataaatatatggacaaatactaaaattgttatcacgacaaaataa